One part of the Bacteroidia bacterium genome encodes these proteins:
- a CDS encoding site-2 protease family protein → MKRRKLRTYLIQILLFILAFITTTLAGAELITGKYWLNFGTGIPADRMLELKDFWKGLPYSISFLTFLSFHEFGHYFMAVYHKVRSSLPYYIPIFIPIPGILNIGSFGAVIRLKEIPTSTRKFFDIGIAGPLAGFVVSIFLLLYGFMNLPPMEEYVMAIEPFYAEQFGGVPEESVIITALEAEVDYYGYYVGTSLLFEFLKAVIPSDPAQVPNHFDLIHYPYLFVGYITLFFTALNLLPMGQLDGGHIIYGMFGRKMAGYIARVGLIGLLFFGGTGLMEFRGIQAWDYLALALYVFFLLYIFSKVLGRENWQIAVFSTVLILAMQVLLKWNFPRIEFNFIWLLYAWMVVRFIGLDHPRAFIEHRVNFSRQFYGYLAILIFILCFTPTPLSIIGA, encoded by the coding sequence ATGAAGAGACGTAAACTCCGGACCTATCTCATTCAGATACTCCTATTTATCCTGGCTTTTATCACAACCACTCTGGCAGGTGCCGAGTTGATTACAGGTAAATACTGGCTGAATTTTGGAACAGGTATTCCCGCAGATCGCATGCTGGAATTGAAAGACTTTTGGAAAGGCCTTCCGTATTCGATTAGTTTTCTGACCTTTCTCAGCTTTCATGAATTCGGGCACTACTTTATGGCTGTTTATCATAAAGTAAGATCAAGTCTTCCCTACTACATCCCGATTTTCATACCGATTCCTGGCATTTTAAATATAGGGTCATTTGGGGCCGTCATTCGCCTAAAGGAAATTCCGACCAGCACCCGCAAATTTTTTGATATCGGCATCGCAGGTCCTTTGGCTGGATTCGTTGTATCCATTTTCCTCTTATTGTATGGCTTTATGAATCTTCCTCCTATGGAGGAATATGTAATGGCGATCGAGCCCTTTTATGCCGAGCAATTTGGAGGAGTGCCGGAAGAATCTGTGATCATAACGGCCCTGGAAGCTGAAGTAGACTATTACGGATATTATGTTGGGACCAGTTTGCTCTTTGAGTTTCTGAAAGCTGTGATCCCCAGCGATCCCGCCCAAGTTCCCAATCATTTTGACCTCATCCATTATCCCTATCTTTTTGTAGGATATATCACCCTCTTTTTTACCGCACTCAATTTGTTGCCTATGGGTCAGCTGGATGGAGGCCATATTATTTATGGGATGTTCGGGCGAAAGATGGCGGGCTATATCGCTCGGGTAGGTTTGATTGGTCTCCTCTTTTTTGGAGGGACTGGACTGATGGAATTTCGAGGTATTCAGGCCTGGGATTACTTGGCTTTAGCGCTTTATGTCTTTTTCCTCCTCTACATATTTTCGAAAGTACTCGGCAGAGAGAATTGGCAAATAGCTGTCTTCAGTACCGTATTGATTCTGGCAATGCAGGTTCTGCTTAAATGGAATTTTCCGCGTATAGAGTTTAATTTTATATGGCTCTTGTATGCCTGGATGGTTGTGCGGTTTATTGGTCTGGATCACCCTCGGGCTTTCATTGAGCATAGAGTCAACTTCTCTCGACAGTTCTATGGCTACCTCGCTATCCTGATCTTTATTCTCTGCTTTACCCCTACACCCCTATCCATTATAGGCGCCTGA
- a CDS encoding HAD-IA family hydrolase: MNKSLLIFDFDGTIADTLSIAMNIVSDLKDEFNLPEVSKEQFVELKNKRVKELLKLSGLSWLQLPRFIRKARTHFRKHIHLVKPIQGMPETIKILHQQGYKMGILTSNTQEGVQEFLSTNELNYFEFIQSSDSLFGKARYLNNILKKNRLKPAEVIMIGDEIRDVAAAQKVGIDSIAVCWGFNSVELLESQKPDHLFQEPEQLLDLLCTNHRHT; the protein is encoded by the coding sequence ATGAACAAATCACTGCTCATATTTGATTTTGATGGCACCATTGCAGATACCTTGAGTATTGCCATGAATATCGTCAGTGATCTCAAGGATGAGTTCAATCTTCCTGAGGTGAGCAAGGAGCAGTTTGTGGAATTGAAGAATAAGCGGGTAAAGGAATTATTGAAACTATCCGGACTGAGTTGGCTACAGCTCCCTCGCTTCATCCGTAAAGCCCGCACCCACTTCAGAAAACATATCCATTTGGTAAAACCCATACAGGGGATGCCAGAAACCATCAAAATCCTGCATCAACAAGGCTATAAAATGGGTATCCTCACTTCCAATACCCAGGAAGGCGTACAGGAATTTCTCTCAACCAATGAATTGAATTACTTCGAGTTCATCCAAAGCTCGGATTCACTTTTCGGGAAAGCCCGTTACCTAAACAATATCCTGAAAAAGAATCGACTAAAACCCGCTGAAGTAATAATGATCGGGGATGAAATCAGAGATGTTGCAGCTGCACAGAAAGTCGGCATCGACTCTATTGCCGTCTGCTGGGGATTCAATTCGGTAGAATTATTGGAATCTCAAAAGCCGGATCACCTCTTTCAAGAGCCCGAACAGCTCCTGGATCTTCTTTGTACAAATCATCGACATACCTAA
- a CDS encoding pyridoxamine 5'-phosphate oxidase family protein: MPKPQPKPIDETKLAELAQQLMKEAKFPILASIDEDQARLRPVSPVKTEGFTVYVANLKSYGKTKEIAANPKVELCYVNSNHDQVRITGVAEVVSDRALLEDIWNKNRLLEHYLGSLDNPELIIYRIDPNRVRYMKEWALNYYEIAI; this comes from the coding sequence ATGCCTAAACCGCAACCAAAACCGATTGATGAAACAAAACTTGCTGAGCTCGCCCAACAGCTGATGAAAGAAGCTAAATTTCCCATCCTGGCTAGTATAGATGAGGATCAAGCCAGATTGCGTCCCGTATCCCCTGTAAAAACTGAAGGTTTTACCGTCTATGTTGCCAATCTCAAATCCTATGGCAAAACAAAAGAAATTGCCGCCAATCCCAAGGTGGAACTTTGCTATGTAAATAGCAATCATGACCAGGTCCGTATCACAGGAGTAGCTGAAGTAGTCTCAGACCGAGCCCTCTTGGAAGATATCTGGAACAAGAATCGACTACTGGAACATTACCTGGGGAGCTTAGACAATCCCGAATTGATCATTTATCGCATCGATCCGAATCGCGTTCGCTATATGAAAGAATGGGCGCTGAACTATTATGAAATAGCCATTTAA
- a CDS encoding N-acetyltransferase: MNIRAEKWEDEEEIYQLNQLAFKGDEESKLIDKLRTTHSFIPELSLIAEKQSIIVGHILFSHIHIVGKKEWPSLALAPMSVLPAYQQKGIGTALVEEGLKRARAMGFPSVFVLGHKDYYPRFGFSKASKWSVKCPLDVPDEAFMAMELFPAALEGKSGLLKYSKAFGI, translated from the coding sequence ATGAATATACGTGCTGAAAAATGGGAAGATGAAGAAGAGATATATCAACTGAATCAACTCGCTTTTAAAGGAGATGAGGAAAGCAAGTTGATAGATAAACTTCGTACAACACATTCCTTTATTCCTGAACTATCACTTATTGCTGAGAAGCAAAGCATCATTGTGGGGCATATCCTCTTTAGCCATATTCATATCGTAGGAAAAAAAGAATGGCCCAGCCTCGCATTGGCGCCGATGTCTGTACTCCCCGCCTATCAGCAGAAGGGAATCGGAACGGCTCTGGTAGAAGAAGGCTTGAAACGTGCGCGAGCCATGGGCTTTCCTTCTGTATTTGTCCTGGGGCATAAAGATTACTATCCTCGTTTTGGCTTCAGTAAAGCCTCAAAATGGAGTGTAAAGTGTCCGCTGGATGTGCCAGACGAAGCTTTTATGGCTATGGAACTCTTTCCCGCAGCTCTGGAAGGGAAATCCGGATTACTTAAATACTCCAAAGCTTTCGGAATTTAG
- a CDS encoding prolyl oligopeptidase family serine peptidase: MHPTTSIGTPFFKRISIHKYAFLLLLFLYLGQEISLAQLTPPELSVSYIMRDPKWIGTSPSNVRWSDDSKKIYFNWNPEKAQSDSLYSIAVEGGDAVKVPFEERKHLTFRNDFTEDRSQKIYERYGDLFIQDMESGQIQQLTFTQDREGLIGFVHEETAIAYVRDNNIFLWEIASGITRQITDFRRGMGPKGEGFKNSQKEWVEQEELKLIQYLKEQKEKREASAEAAKRERPESPESFYYGSGRIGWPSLSPDGKFVSFRVSRSADAKQTKVPDYIQSSSYTEERQARPKVGSPQSSYTSYLYDKERDTVLKIVGKDLPGFDEEAAYIVEYREAGKEVKAPKKKLIIMDAIWSETGSNALVIAKSLDYKDRWICLLDKESGELKSLDHQHDEAWIDGPGIGRWTQAVGTAGWMPDGEHVYFQSEESGYSHLYTVNINTGKKKALTKGKFEVFGPIISQDKTFWYFTSSELHPGERHLYKMPIDGGKAIKLTSMSGNNNCFLSPDESHIAILHSSGNRPWELFIQKNEAGAEAKRLTNSLSEEFLSYPWREPEYITFKARDKAKVHARLYRPENPEANGPAVIFVHGAGYLQNAHKWWSSYFREYMFHNLLVDKGYTVLDMDFRASAGYGRDWRTAVYRYMGSWDLWDQVDGAKMLVDEYDVDAERIGIYGGSYGGFITLMAMFTEPEVFRSGAALRPVTDWAHYNHNYTASMLNQPQDDSLAYVRSSPIYHAEGLVGSLLICHGMVDTNVHFQDVVRLAQRLIELGKENWEVAMYPVEGHGFREPSSWTDEYRRIFKLFEDTLK; encoded by the coding sequence ATGCATCCTACTACATCTATAGGTACTCCCTTTTTTAAACGTATTTCTATCCATAAGTATGCATTCTTGCTCCTTTTATTTCTTTACCTGGGACAAGAAATTAGCCTTGCCCAGCTGACTCCTCCTGAGCTGAGTGTCTCTTATATCATGCGCGATCCCAAATGGATCGGAACTTCTCCCAGCAATGTGCGCTGGTCAGATGATAGTAAAAAGATCTATTTCAACTGGAATCCTGAAAAAGCTCAAAGCGACTCTTTATATAGTATAGCGGTTGAAGGTGGAGATGCTGTAAAGGTTCCTTTTGAGGAAAGAAAGCATTTGACTTTCCGTAATGATTTTACTGAGGATCGTTCTCAAAAGATTTATGAGAGATATGGGGATCTCTTTATTCAGGATATGGAAAGCGGGCAAATTCAGCAGTTGACTTTTACCCAGGATCGCGAAGGATTGATTGGATTTGTCCATGAAGAAACTGCTATAGCCTATGTAAGAGATAACAACATCTTTCTCTGGGAAATCGCTAGCGGAATTACCCGTCAGATCACGGATTTTCGAAGGGGGATGGGACCGAAAGGAGAAGGATTTAAAAATAGCCAGAAAGAATGGGTCGAACAGGAAGAACTCAAATTGATCCAGTATTTAAAGGAGCAAAAAGAGAAAAGAGAGGCTTCGGCAGAAGCTGCAAAGAGAGAAAGACCTGAAAGTCCAGAGTCTTTCTATTATGGAAGTGGAAGAATAGGCTGGCCAAGTTTGAGTCCTGATGGCAAGTTTGTGAGTTTTAGGGTAAGTAGATCGGCAGACGCCAAGCAGACGAAAGTCCCGGATTATATTCAGTCTTCTTCTTATACCGAAGAAAGACAAGCTCGGCCGAAAGTTGGTTCTCCGCAAAGTAGCTATACTTCCTACCTATATGACAAGGAAAGGGATACGGTTTTGAAGATCGTAGGGAAAGATTTACCGGGTTTTGATGAGGAGGCAGCGTATATAGTAGAGTATCGTGAGGCAGGCAAAGAGGTGAAAGCTCCCAAAAAGAAATTGATCATCATGGATGCGATTTGGTCTGAAACAGGAAGCAATGCCCTGGTGATCGCCAAATCTTTAGATTATAAGGATCGTTGGATTTGTTTGTTGGATAAGGAAAGTGGTGAATTGAAAAGCCTGGATCACCAGCATGATGAAGCCTGGATTGATGGTCCGGGTATTGGGCGTTGGACTCAGGCGGTAGGGACTGCGGGTTGGATGCCGGATGGAGAACATGTCTATTTTCAGTCAGAGGAAAGCGGTTATTCTCACTTATATACAGTGAATATCAATACCGGTAAGAAAAAGGCTTTGACAAAAGGTAAATTTGAGGTCTTTGGTCCCATTATCTCACAGGATAAAACTTTCTGGTATTTTACTTCCAGCGAGCTTCATCCAGGAGAAAGGCATTTATATAAAATGCCGATTGATGGAGGGAAGGCTATAAAACTGACCTCTATGTCTGGAAACAATAACTGTTTCCTTTCCCCTGATGAATCTCATATCGCTATCCTGCATTCAAGTGGAAACAGACCCTGGGAACTATTTATTCAGAAAAATGAAGCGGGAGCAGAAGCAAAGCGCTTGACAAATTCTCTTTCTGAGGAATTTTTATCCTATCCCTGGAGAGAACCGGAGTATATCACTTTCAAAGCACGAGATAAGGCTAAAGTTCATGCAAGATTGTATCGGCCTGAAAATCCGGAAGCCAATGGTCCGGCAGTGATTTTTGTGCATGGTGCAGGTTATTTACAAAATGCCCATAAATGGTGGAGTAGCTATTTCAGAGAATACATGTTTCACAATTTGCTGGTGGATAAAGGATATACGGTATTGGATATGGATTTTCGAGCCAGTGCCGGTTATGGCCGGGATTGGCGAACAGCGGTTTATCGTTATATGGGAAGTTGGGATTTATGGGATCAGGTAGATGGTGCAAAGATGTTAGTGGATGAATATGATGTTGATGCGGAAAGAATCGGAATCTATGGTGGATCTTATGGAGGCTTCATTACACTGATGGCAATGTTTACTGAGCCGGAGGTGTTTAGATCAGGAGCAGCCTTGCGTCCGGTAACTGATTGGGCGCATTATAATCATAACTATACAGCTTCAATGTTGAATCAACCGCAGGATGATAGTTTGGCTTATGTTAGAAGTTCGCCCATCTATCATGCAGAGGGTTTAGTCGGCAGTCTGTTGATCTGCCATGGAATGGTAGATACGAATGTTCACTTTCAGGATGTAGTTCGACTGGCTCAGCGTTTGATTGAGCTAGGAAAAGAGAATTGGGAAGTCGCGATGTATCCGGTAGAGGGGCATGGCTTTCGTGAGCCAAGTAGCTGGACGGATGAGTATCGAAGGATTTTCAAGTTGTTTGAGGATACGTTGAAGTGA
- a CDS encoding sigma-70 family RNA polymerase sigma factor, which translates to MRKKINGNNEEILLADIRIGGLQQERAMSDLFRRYHAFIGMGQGRYRLSESQAMQAYSDTLLSFRRQVLTERFRGDSQIKTYLFKIFSNKCVDIIRKRPSKEVDGLDEALNIPNESDNILRKIIIQEEMDKLMGEFNKLGETCKQILLLAEYLGYTSAEIAEKIGFKNAHSVTSKKHKCLQRLRGNLEKKHVKGPENV; encoded by the coding sequence GTGAGGAAAAAAATAAACGGGAATAACGAGGAAATTCTCCTGGCTGATATTCGCATAGGCGGACTTCAACAGGAACGTGCCATGAGCGACCTTTTTAGGCGCTATCATGCCTTTATAGGTATGGGACAGGGACGATACCGACTTTCAGAATCCCAGGCCATGCAGGCCTACAGCGACACCTTGCTCTCTTTCCGCAGACAGGTCCTTACCGAAAGATTTCGGGGGGACAGCCAGATCAAAACCTATCTTTTTAAAATTTTTTCTAATAAGTGCGTTGATATTATTCGAAAACGTCCGTCTAAAGAAGTAGATGGTCTCGATGAGGCACTGAATATTCCCAATGAGTCTGACAATATCCTCAGAAAAATCATTATACAGGAGGAAATGGACAAGCTTATGGGAGAATTCAATAAACTCGGAGAGACTTGCAAACAAATTTTACTTCTGGCAGAATACCTGGGATATACAAGCGCGGAAATTGCCGAAAAGATCGGTTTTAAAAATGCTCATTCTGTTACCAGCAAAAAACACAAGTGCCTCCAGCGATTGAGAGGAAATTTAGAAAAGAAACATGTCAAGGGACCAGAAAACGTATAA
- a CDS encoding VTT domain-containing protein has protein sequence MRLVFMFLGLTAMVLIPFAIWGEALTDTFSQEGSVAWLESYGNWAIFMGILLLISDLFLPIPATVVMAALGFLYGPFWGGIISTVGSFLSGALAYGLCRLAGIKGAKWLLGEKDLEKGEKLFNKMGGWIVALSRWLPVFPEVIASLAGLSQMKSRSFFLALACGSVPLGFVFAYIGAMGVENPWLSLVLSAGIPPILWLGVRYFFKRELA, from the coding sequence ATGCGGCTAGTTTTTATGTTTCTCGGACTTACAGCTATGGTTCTCATCCCATTTGCTATCTGGGGAGAAGCATTGACGGATACTTTCTCTCAAGAAGGTTCTGTGGCCTGGTTGGAGAGCTATGGGAACTGGGCCATTTTTATGGGAATTCTTTTGCTCATCAGTGATTTGTTTTTGCCTATACCTGCGACGGTTGTCATGGCAGCCCTTGGATTTTTGTATGGCCCATTTTGGGGGGGAATTATCTCTACTGTAGGATCCTTTCTTTCGGGGGCACTTGCATATGGACTTTGCCGACTGGCGGGGATAAAGGGAGCTAAATGGTTATTGGGAGAGAAAGACCTGGAAAAAGGTGAGAAATTATTTAATAAAATGGGGGGCTGGATCGTTGCTTTGTCAAGATGGCTGCCGGTTTTTCCTGAGGTTATCGCCAGTCTGGCAGGTTTGAGTCAGATGAAAAGCAGAAGTTTCTTTCTGGCTTTGGCTTGCGGATCAGTTCCATTAGGATTTGTTTTCGCTTATATTGGAGCTATGGGAGTAGAGAATCCCTGGCTTTCTCTGGTTTTGAGTGCGGGAATACCCCCAATACTTTGGCTAGGGGTGAGATACTTTTTTAAACGAGAACTTGCTTAA
- a CDS encoding two-component regulator propeller domain-containing protein produces the protein MSNPHDDIPTLYFQQFTEGLSENNVRCIVEDHRGYIWMGTGGGLNRFDGTQIKIFEMDEADSTSIPDNRINDLLIDSQQQLWIATYHSLARYVEDQDNFVVLNKDPSIGREPYLDALSLHEDKKGKLWVGTQHGLFVLNAAKNSLVRPEQVELQELEKMEINSMEEVGNNLWFGSSHGLYIWERKNNSLHEVISNEGDNAVGEVRELLADSKGNVWVASFEKGLFKISQNQFGRWVFKSFYDKRNPILNDHSIFSVYEDSEQKIWIGTESQGINLYLPEQESFHSYTKDIPDKLGLKSNSIQEIFEDKTGRFFFGSNNQGFFLYDPYAINFNHKDQLFGFRLKFSTVTSFLEDGDNIWIGTDGGGISVWDRKNKHYSFLNHDPQNPNTLGSNEVLCILKDSRGIIWTGNWNGGLNRYDPKTQTFKTYKNNAFPNSIGSNSVFNIKEDKNGDLWLSTWGYGISRFNRSTGDFFNIGYQKYNDALMSHYMTYDLEIDDLSGDIWVATVLGLDRISMIDHNNYTIKHFSYSQEKKSSISAPNVHSIFEDSQHRLWVGTVNGLNLYDREKENFTHFHTGDGLPSNFIKDIIQYEEGEFWISTAKGLAKMTEDEQGFHFEIFTKSDGLQADEFFFNSFYLSSKKELFVGGVNGFNHFDPRNLKRSPYAPQMQLTSFKLFNKEVEIGEKDSPLHSHINSQSQIILEKNQSAFSLEFQGVNMTSPDKNEYEYMLQGFDEDWNKVGNRTIATYTNLDAGEYVFMLKGANRDGIWSPIRKIHFEILPYWYQSWWARLLFWLGPLALISSLVLIRISFIKAQKKKLSKLVAIQTTELLEQKNEIENQAEQLQQLNHQKNKIFSIISHDLRSPITTLQGITNMLDPEILAARDLNLIKEKISQKIENIGNAMVNLLDWSKSQMEGEVSLKEEFSISSLAAVICNMYQMTASQKKIHLINNISGTDKIYADPNQIRIVLRNLIGNALKFTHADDQVCLSSEVLSNEEILIKVSDTGIGMDEDQLEKLFQLEYNKSTSGTSGEKGVGLGLLLVKEYIEKNGGKIFVESEKGVGTSFYFSLLRCKQASYSLTP, from the coding sequence ATGTCAAATCCTCATGATGACATTCCAACACTTTATTTCCAACAATTTACTGAGGGATTATCCGAAAACAACGTGCGATGCATAGTTGAAGACCATCGAGGATATATCTGGATGGGTACAGGAGGAGGATTGAATCGTTTCGATGGTACACAAATCAAAATCTTTGAAATGGACGAGGCAGATTCTACCTCTATTCCTGACAACCGAATCAACGACCTTCTTATAGATTCACAGCAACAATTATGGATCGCGACTTATCATTCGCTCGCTCGCTATGTGGAAGATCAGGATAATTTTGTTGTACTCAACAAGGACCCTTCTATTGGACGAGAGCCTTACCTCGACGCCTTATCCCTCCATGAAGATAAGAAAGGGAAATTGTGGGTAGGAACACAACATGGATTATTTGTATTAAATGCAGCGAAAAATTCTCTTGTCAGACCGGAGCAAGTGGAACTACAAGAGTTAGAAAAAATGGAAATCAATTCCATGGAAGAGGTAGGTAACAATTTATGGTTCGGAAGCAGTCATGGTTTATATATCTGGGAGCGAAAAAACAATTCTCTGCATGAAGTTATTTCCAATGAAGGAGATAATGCTGTAGGAGAAGTCCGCGAACTCCTGGCCGATAGTAAAGGTAATGTATGGGTAGCAAGCTTCGAAAAAGGACTTTTCAAAATTAGTCAGAATCAATTTGGCAGGTGGGTTTTCAAATCTTTCTATGATAAAAGAAATCCAATCCTAAATGATCACAGCATTTTTAGTGTGTATGAAGATTCAGAACAGAAGATATGGATCGGCACAGAGAGTCAGGGGATAAATTTATACCTGCCGGAACAAGAATCATTTCACTCCTACACAAAAGATATTCCTGACAAACTTGGCCTGAAATCCAATAGTATACAGGAAATATTTGAAGATAAAACCGGAAGGTTCTTCTTTGGTTCAAACAACCAGGGATTCTTCCTCTACGATCCTTATGCAATCAATTTTAACCACAAAGATCAACTCTTTGGCTTTCGACTCAAATTCAGTACAGTTACTTCTTTTCTGGAAGATGGAGACAATATCTGGATAGGAACTGATGGTGGGGGAATCAGCGTTTGGGATCGAAAAAACAAGCATTACTCCTTTCTCAATCATGATCCTCAAAACCCAAATACCCTGGGCAGCAATGAAGTTCTTTGCATCTTAAAAGATTCTCGCGGCATTATTTGGACCGGGAACTGGAATGGGGGCTTGAACAGATATGATCCCAAAACCCAAACCTTCAAAACCTATAAAAACAATGCTTTTCCCAATTCGATAGGTAGCAATAGTGTCTTTAACATCAAGGAAGATAAGAATGGAGACCTCTGGTTATCGACCTGGGGATATGGGATTTCCAGATTCAATCGATCGACAGGAGATTTTTTCAATATAGGCTATCAAAAGTACAATGATGCCCTGATGTCCCACTATATGACCTACGATCTGGAGATTGATGATCTCAGTGGAGACATTTGGGTAGCAACTGTCTTAGGATTGGATCGAATCAGCATGATCGATCATAATAATTATACAATCAAGCACTTCTCATACAGCCAGGAGAAAAAATCCTCTATTAGCGCTCCAAATGTCCACAGCATTTTTGAAGATTCCCAACACAGATTATGGGTAGGAACGGTGAATGGGCTGAACTTATACGATCGAGAAAAGGAGAATTTTACTCATTTTCATACCGGAGATGGACTTCCCAGTAATTTCATAAAAGACATTATTCAATATGAGGAAGGAGAGTTTTGGATAAGTACAGCGAAAGGGTTGGCAAAAATGACAGAAGATGAGCAAGGCTTTCACTTTGAAATCTTTACTAAATCAGATGGTCTCCAGGCTGATGAGTTCTTCTTCAATTCTTTTTACCTCAGTTCGAAAAAAGAATTGTTTGTAGGTGGGGTCAATGGGTTCAATCATTTTGATCCTCGCAATTTGAAGCGAAGTCCCTATGCACCTCAAATGCAACTCACCTCATTCAAACTATTCAATAAAGAGGTTGAAATTGGGGAAAAGGATTCCCCCTTACACTCACATATCAACTCTCAAAGCCAAATTATATTAGAGAAAAACCAATCTGCTTTTAGCCTCGAATTTCAGGGAGTAAATATGACCAGCCCTGATAAAAATGAATATGAATATATGCTTCAGGGTTTTGATGAAGATTGGAATAAAGTAGGAAATCGAACTATAGCTACCTATACCAATCTGGATGCCGGAGAATATGTGTTTATGCTAAAAGGAGCCAATCGGGATGGCATATGGAGCCCGATCAGAAAAATCCATTTCGAAATTCTCCCCTATTGGTACCAAAGTTGGTGGGCACGATTACTCTTTTGGCTAGGCCCCCTGGCACTTATCAGTTCTTTGGTTTTGATCCGGATTTCTTTCATCAAAGCTCAGAAAAAGAAATTATCGAAACTGGTTGCGATTCAAACTACCGAGCTCCTTGAGCAAAAAAATGAAATTGAAAATCAAGCGGAGCAGCTCCAACAGCTCAACCATCAAAAAAACAAAATATTCTCTATCATTTCTCACGACCTTCGCAGTCCAATCACTACCCTTCAGGGTATCACCAATATGCTCGACCCGGAAATTCTGGCAGCGAGAGATCTCAATTTGATTAAGGAAAAGATCAGTCAAAAGATCGAAAATATAGGAAATGCGATGGTAAACTTGCTGGATTGGTCTAAGAGTCAAATGGAAGGAGAAGTTTCCCTAAAAGAAGAATTCAGCATTTCTAGCCTGGCAGCTGTGATTTGCAATATGTATCAGATGACTGCGAGCCAAAAGAAGATCCATCTTATCAATAATATTTCTGGTACGGATAAAATTTATGCTGACCCCAATCAAATCCGAATAGTTCTTCGAAACCTGATTGGAAATGCCTTGAAATTCACCCATGCTGATGATCAGGTCTGCCTTTCCTCAGAAGTGCTCTCGAATGAAGAGATTCTGATCAAAGTATCTGATACAGGCATCGGGATGGATGAAGATCAATTGGAAAAACTTTTCCAGCTTGAGTACAACAAATCCACAAGCGGTACATCCGGAGAAAAAGGCGTAGGACTGGGACTTCTCCTTGTTAAAGAATATATCGAGAAGAATGGGGGAAAGATTTTTGTTGAAAGTGAGAAAGGAGTAGGGACGAGTTTTTACTTTTCTCTTCTGAGGTGCAAACAAGCTAGCTATAGCCTGACACCCTAA